One window of the Solanum stenotomum isolate F172 chromosome 11, ASM1918654v1, whole genome shotgun sequence genome contains the following:
- the LOC125845525 gene encoding uncharacterized protein LOC125845525 — MSTSALVAEKVWNDIESTHSVSDEQLSILHFLFGKNLDRAMRIVDQRGVKRMLGHPSGRSIFQVVGESKRKEEYLCFPQHYCACYSFFYDIVNRGEQLCCKHQLAARLASSLGTCIDVKMSDHDLALMLSHL; from the exons ATGAGCACCAGTGCATTGGTTGCGGAGAAAGTGTGGAATGATATCGAATCAACTCATTCAg TCAGCGATGAGCAACTCTCCAT ATTGCATTTCTTGTTTGGCAAAAATTTGGATCGAGCAATGAGAATAGTTGATCAAAGAGGTGTCAAAAGGATGTTGGGTCACCCCAGTGGCCGTTCCATCTTTCAG GTTGTAGGAGAGTCAAAGAGGAAGGAGGAATATTTATGCTTTCCACAACATTATTGTGCTTGTTATTCCTTCTTCTATGACATTGTAAACAGAGGGGAACAACTTTGT TGTAAGCATCAATTAGCTGCCAGACTTGCTTCATCCTTGGGAACATGTATTGATGTTAAAATGTCTGACCACGACCTTGCTCTCATGCTCTCCCACCTTTGA